Proteins encoded within one genomic window of Streptomyces sp. NBC_00523:
- a CDS encoding peptide MFS transporter: protein MSHTAADTEPAQPPPADDHAFFGQPRGLMTLSGLEVWERFSFLGMQAILVLYFADTVANGGMGMEAGTAASVSAAYGTLVYLVSVAGGWLADRILGSYRAVLYGGILIACGHYAMAVPTDAMTWVGLGLISAGTGLLKPNVATMVGKLYRTDDERRDAGFALYYMGINIGALLGPLITGWLGDHASWHWGFSAAAFGMTLGLIQYVAGRRHLAGRKHAAEYALAPGPMRRAVLLIAVGAVVVAAVATALALAGWLTMDRFVDLLTLISVIAPVVYFVVMFRSPRVTAEERGRLRPYVVLFLASVVFNFILFQAYSTMMLLASTNARTEIFGFHFPASWYASALGAFEVLLAPVVAAVWARMGPRQPHASNKIAIGVILGGLSFLLMVLPTSGHSGDTYKMAAWWIVGSYLLLGLGDILLETSGMSATTKLAPKAFASQTMALWFLSLALANGIQAQIVKLYGEVSNPAYFGVNGAVAVVAGVAVIAAAPWLRRTMHPVH, encoded by the coding sequence TTGTCCCACACAGCAGCAGACACCGAACCGGCGCAGCCGCCCCCGGCCGACGACCACGCCTTCTTCGGCCAGCCACGGGGTCTGATGACCCTGTCCGGCCTGGAGGTATGGGAGCGGTTCTCGTTCCTCGGCATGCAGGCGATCCTGGTCCTCTACTTCGCGGACACGGTCGCCAACGGCGGCATGGGCATGGAGGCCGGTACCGCCGCCTCCGTCTCGGCCGCGTACGGCACGCTCGTCTATCTGGTCTCGGTGGCGGGCGGCTGGCTGGCCGACCGCATCCTCGGCTCGTACCGGGCGGTGCTGTACGGCGGCATCCTGATCGCCTGCGGGCACTACGCCATGGCGGTGCCCACCGACGCGATGACCTGGGTCGGCCTCGGCCTGATCAGCGCCGGTACGGGGCTGCTGAAGCCCAATGTGGCGACGATGGTCGGCAAGCTCTACCGCACGGACGACGAGCGCCGGGACGCGGGCTTCGCCCTCTATTACATGGGCATCAACATCGGCGCGCTCCTCGGTCCGCTGATCACCGGCTGGCTCGGTGACCACGCCAGCTGGCACTGGGGCTTCTCGGCCGCCGCCTTCGGCATGACGCTGGGCCTCATCCAGTACGTGGCGGGCCGCCGTCACCTGGCCGGGCGAAAGCACGCCGCCGAATACGCGCTGGCCCCCGGACCCATGCGCCGGGCGGTCCTGCTCATCGCCGTCGGGGCGGTCGTGGTGGCGGCCGTGGCGACCGCGCTGGCCCTGGCGGGCTGGCTGACCATGGACCGCTTCGTGGACCTGCTCACCCTGATCTCCGTGATCGCACCCGTCGTCTACTTCGTGGTGATGTTCCGCAGCCCCCGGGTCACCGCCGAGGAGCGCGGCAGGCTGCGCCCGTACGTGGTGCTGTTCCTGGCGTCCGTGGTGTTCAACTTCATCCTCTTCCAGGCGTACTCGACGATGATGCTGCTCGCGTCGACCAACGCCCGTACGGAGATCTTCGGCTTCCACTTCCCGGCGAGCTGGTACGCCTCCGCGCTCGGCGCCTTCGAGGTGCTGCTCGCCCCGGTGGTCGCGGCCGTCTGGGCGAGGATGGGGCCGCGCCAGCCGCACGCGTCCAACAAGATCGCGATCGGGGTCATCCTCGGCGGTCTCTCCTTTCTGCTGATGGTCCTGCCCACCTCCGGGCACTCCGGCGACACCTACAAGATGGCCGCCTGGTGGATCGTCGGCTCCTATCTGCTGCTCGGGCTCGGCGACATCCTGCTGGAGACCTCCGGCATGTCGGCGACCACCAAGCTCGCCCCGAAGGCGTTCGCCAGCCAGACCATGGCCCTCTGGTTCCTCTCGCTGGCCCTCGCCAACGGCATCCAGGCCCAGATCGTGAAGCTGTACGGCGAGGTGTCCAACCCCGCCTACTTCGGTGTCAACGGCGCCGTCGCGGTGGTGGCCGGCGTGGCCGTCATCGCCGCCGCACCCTGGCTCAGGCGCACGATGCACCCCGTCCACTGA
- a CDS encoding polyprenyl synthetase family protein → MTVVGPFGLSVRDQALEAGVQAGLAAVESGLLDATKSDVPFITEAAQHLVRAGGKRFRPLLAMLAAQFGDAEAPGVVPAAVVVELTHLATLYHDDVMDEADVRRGVDSANSRWGNSVAVLTGDFLFARASHILADLGPEAVRIQAEAFERLVTGQILETAGPRDGRDPVDHYLEVMRGKTGSLIAVACRFGALMSGADDSAVDILTQYGERLGVAFQLADDVLDIASDSHESGKTPGTDLLEGIPTLPVLHLRAQAAADGKPDDLALVELLDGDLGDPDRLAEALRLLRAHPALARARQDTVRYAQEARAALKPLPECYAKLALEEMCDAVVHRAG, encoded by the coding sequence GTGACCGTCGTCGGGCCGTTCGGACTGAGCGTGCGGGACCAGGCTCTTGAAGCCGGTGTCCAGGCCGGTTTGGCTGCTGTCGAGTCGGGCCTGCTCGATGCCACCAAGAGCGACGTGCCCTTCATCACCGAAGCCGCCCAGCACCTGGTGCGCGCGGGCGGCAAGCGGTTCCGGCCGCTCCTCGCGATGCTCGCCGCCCAGTTCGGCGACGCCGAGGCGCCGGGCGTGGTGCCCGCGGCCGTCGTGGTCGAGCTGACCCACCTCGCGACGCTGTACCACGACGACGTCATGGACGAGGCAGATGTACGGCGCGGGGTCGACAGCGCCAATTCCCGCTGGGGCAACTCGGTCGCCGTGCTGACCGGCGACTTCCTCTTCGCCCGCGCCTCGCACATCCTGGCCGACCTCGGCCCGGAGGCCGTCCGCATCCAGGCGGAGGCGTTCGAGCGCCTGGTCACCGGCCAGATCCTGGAGACCGCGGGCCCGCGCGACGGCCGCGACCCGGTCGACCACTACCTCGAAGTGATGCGCGGCAAGACCGGCTCCCTGATCGCCGTCGCCTGCCGCTTCGGCGCGCTGATGTCCGGCGCCGACGACTCCGCGGTGGACATCCTCACCCAGTACGGTGAACGGCTCGGCGTGGCCTTCCAGCTCGCCGACGACGTCCTGGACATCGCGTCGGACTCCCACGAGTCCGGCAAGACCCCCGGCACGGACCTCCTGGAGGGCATTCCGACCCTCCCCGTCCTCCACCTCCGGGCGCAGGCCGCGGCGGACGGCAAGCCCGACGACCTGGCCCTCGTGGAGCTGCTCGACGGCGACCTCGGCGACCCGGACCGGCTCGCGGAGGCGCTGCGCCTGCTGCGCGCCCACCCGGCGCTGGCCCGGGCCCGGCAGGACACCGTCCGGTACGCCCAGGAGGCGCGGGCCGCGCTGAAGCCGCTGCCCGAGTGCTACGCGAAGCTCGCCCTGGAAGAGATGTGCGACGCGGTGGTCCACCGCGCCGGCTGA
- a CDS encoding LolA family protein produces the protein MAPNDSAETNGTAARRPAGRRKAARYIVPVAVAGVAAATIGLVPALASSGDPDLPKITAQELIEKIAASDTERFSGTVKISTDLGIPSMGGLAGSFLSGAAEGGDGGKGGSSADPQSKLTELASGTHTLRVAADGPDKQRLSVLDQASEYSLIHNGDDVWAYDSGSNEVYHADGKGKGKAPHGKEQAAPEGVPTTPKALAEEALKAADGTTSVSVDGTARVAGRDAYRLVLKPEQKGSTVGSITVAVDAENGVPLKFTLQPSSGGKAVVDAGFTSVDFGKPAASSFAFTPPKGAKVTEADDAKAEGHQKEARKAAEKAQGDLGKFEGEGAPKIIGKGWNSIAEFKTPGGAALPSKASKGVPAEAQQFLDAFGDKVSGKFGSGTVFKTRLINALMTDDGRVYVGAVTKDALVAAANAG, from the coding sequence ATGGCACCGAACGACAGCGCGGAGACCAACGGCACGGCCGCCCGGAGGCCCGCCGGCCGCCGCAAGGCCGCGCGTTACATCGTCCCCGTAGCGGTGGCGGGGGTGGCGGCCGCGACGATCGGCCTGGTCCCGGCGCTCGCCAGCTCGGGCGACCCCGATCTGCCGAAGATCACCGCTCAGGAACTCATCGAGAAGATCGCCGCCTCGGACACCGAGCGGTTCTCCGGCACGGTGAAGATCAGCACGGACCTGGGCATCCCCTCCATGGGCGGCCTGGCCGGCTCCTTCCTGTCCGGCGCGGCCGAGGGCGGCGACGGCGGCAAGGGCGGATCGAGCGCCGACCCGCAGTCCAAGCTCACCGAGCTGGCCTCCGGTACGCACACCCTCCGGGTGGCCGCCGACGGCCCCGACAAGCAGCGCCTGTCCGTCCTGGACCAGGCGTCCGAGTACAGCCTCATCCACAACGGCGACGACGTCTGGGCCTACGACAGCGGCTCCAACGAGGTCTACCACGCGGACGGCAAGGGCAAGGGCAAGGCGCCGCACGGCAAGGAGCAGGCCGCCCCCGAGGGCGTCCCGACCACCCCGAAGGCGCTCGCCGAGGAGGCGCTGAAGGCCGCCGACGGCACCACGTCCGTCTCGGTCGACGGCACCGCGCGGGTCGCCGGGCGCGACGCGTACCGCCTGGTCCTCAAGCCCGAGCAGAAGGGCTCCACGGTCGGCTCCATCACCGTCGCAGTGGATGCGGAGAACGGCGTGCCGCTGAAGTTCACGCTGCAGCCCAGCAGCGGCGGCAAGGCGGTCGTGGACGCCGGGTTCACCTCCGTCGACTTCGGGAAGCCCGCCGCGTCCTCGTTCGCCTTCACCCCGCCCAAGGGCGCGAAGGTCACCGAGGCCGACGACGCCAAGGCCGAGGGCCACCAGAAGGAGGCCCGCAAGGCCGCCGAGAAGGCCCAGGGCGACCTGGGCAAGTTCGAGGGCGAGGGCGCCCCGAAGATCATCGGCAAGGGCTGGAACAGCATCGCCGAGTTCAAGACGCCCGGCGGCGCGGCGCTGCCGTCCAAGGCGTCGAAGGGCGTCCCGGCCGAGGCCCAGCAGTTCCTGGACGCGTTCGGCGACAAGGTCAGCGGGAAGTTCGGCTCGGGCACGGTCTTCAAGACCCGCCTGATCAACGCGCTGATGACGGACGACGGCCGCGTCTACGTGGGCGCGGTCACCAAGGACGCGCTGGTCGCCGCCGCCAACGCGGGCTGA
- a CDS encoding ABC transporter ATP-binding protein: protein MAGSDAEPLGQPGAPGTAPVIETRGLTKRYRGGQLAVDGLDLTVPGGSVFGFLGPNGSGKTTTIRILMGLIAPTSGTASVLGRPMPAAARTVLPEVGALIEGPALYGFLSGRDNLLRFDRADPTADPRTRAARVGDALDRVGLAPAAGKKARAYSLGMKQRLGLAAALLRPRRLLVLDEPTNGLDPQGMREIRALVRELAADGTTVFLSSHLLDEIEQVCTHAAVMARGRLLTQGPVAGLATGGRLAVTTPDPADAARVLKEQGVTGITVDGDRIRADAPPGTVDPADLNAALVRAGVRVRAFGVERASLEDAFVALTGEGFDVAS, encoded by the coding sequence ATGGCAGGGTCCGACGCCGAGCCCCTCGGGCAGCCCGGGGCGCCCGGCACCGCACCCGTCATCGAGACGCGCGGCCTGACCAAGCGCTACCGGGGCGGCCAGCTCGCCGTGGACGGGCTGGACCTCACCGTGCCCGGCGGCAGCGTCTTCGGCTTCCTCGGGCCCAACGGCTCCGGCAAGACCACCACCATCCGGATACTCATGGGCCTGATCGCCCCGACCTCCGGCACCGCGAGCGTCCTCGGCCGCCCCATGCCGGCCGCCGCGCGCACCGTGCTCCCCGAGGTCGGCGCGCTGATCGAGGGCCCGGCGCTGTACGGGTTCCTGAGCGGCCGGGACAACCTCCTGCGGTTCGACCGGGCCGACCCCACCGCCGACCCGCGCACCCGCGCCGCCCGGGTCGGGGACGCGCTGGACCGGGTCGGGCTCGCCCCGGCGGCCGGCAAGAAGGCGCGCGCGTACTCGCTGGGCATGAAGCAGCGCCTCGGCCTCGCCGCCGCCCTGCTCCGGCCGCGCCGGCTCCTCGTGCTGGACGAGCCGACCAACGGCCTGGACCCGCAGGGCATGCGCGAGATCCGCGCCCTGGTCCGGGAGCTGGCGGCGGACGGCACCACGGTCTTCCTGTCCTCCCATCTCCTGGACGAGATCGAGCAGGTCTGCACGCACGCGGCGGTGATGGCCCGGGGCCGCCTCCTCACGCAGGGGCCGGTCGCGGGCCTGGCCACGGGCGGCCGCCTGGCGGTCACCACGCCGGACCCGGCGGACGCGGCGCGGGTGCTGAAGGAGCAGGGCGTCACGGGCATCACGGTGGACGGCGACCGGATCCGCGCCGACGCCCCGCCGGGCACGGTCGATCCGGCCGATCTCAACGCGGCGCTGGTGCGGGCGGGCGTCCGGGTGCGCGCGTTCGGCGTGGAGCGGGCTTCGCTGGAGGACGCGTTCGTGGCCCTGACGGGAGAGGGATTCGATGTCGCAAGCTGA
- a CDS encoding ABC transporter permease, whose amino-acid sequence MSQAEGAAGAAEEPDAEAESPVRADAARNPLRTLGILRSELVTTLRRWRTLALVGVLAAVPVLIGIAVRIETADGSSAGAGGGGGGPAFLSQVTNNGLFLVFAALAATLPVFLPMAVGVIAGDAIAGEANAGTLRYLLVAPAGRTRLLLAKYAATLGFCLVATLVVAASALAVGALLFPVGDVTTISGTTIGFGEGLVRAGVVAVFVAASLTGFAALGLFVSTLTNSGIAAMAATVGVLITVQIVDTIPQLSGVHPYLFPHYWLSFADLLREPVYWDELLKNLELQGLYVAVFGSAAWARFTTKDITA is encoded by the coding sequence ATGTCGCAAGCTGAGGGGGCGGCCGGGGCTGCCGAGGAGCCGGACGCGGAGGCCGAGAGCCCCGTCCGCGCGGACGCCGCCCGAAACCCCCTCCGGACCCTCGGCATCCTCCGCTCCGAGCTGGTCACCACCCTGCGCCGCTGGCGCACCCTCGCGCTGGTCGGTGTGCTGGCGGCCGTTCCCGTCCTGATCGGGATCGCCGTGCGCATCGAGACGGCGGACGGCTCATCGGCGGGGGCCGGGGGAGGCGGCGGCGGACCGGCTTTCCTGTCCCAGGTGACCAACAACGGGCTCTTCCTGGTCTTCGCCGCGCTCGCCGCGACGCTCCCCGTCTTCCTGCCGATGGCGGTCGGCGTCATCGCGGGCGACGCGATCGCGGGCGAGGCCAACGCGGGGACCCTGCGCTATCTGCTGGTCGCCCCGGCCGGCCGGACACGGCTGCTGCTCGCGAAGTACGCCGCGACACTCGGCTTCTGCCTGGTCGCGACCCTCGTGGTGGCCGCGTCGGCGCTGGCGGTGGGCGCGCTGCTGTTCCCGGTGGGCGACGTCACGACGATCTCGGGGACGACGATCGGCTTCGGTGAGGGCCTGGTGCGGGCGGGGGTCGTCGCGGTTTTCGTGGCGGCGTCCCTGACCGGCTTCGCGGCGCTCGGACTGTTCGTCTCGACGCTCACGAACAGTGGCATCGCGGCGATGGCGGCGACGGTCGGCGTGCTGATCACCGTCCAGATCGTGGACACCATCCCCCAGCTGAGCGGGGTGCACCCCTACCTCTTCCCGCACTACTGGCTGTCCTTCGCGGACCTGCTGCGGGAGCCCGTCTACTGGGACGAGCTGCTGAAGAACCTCGAACTCCAGGGCCTGTACGTGGCGGTGTTCGGCTCTGCGGCCTGGGCCCGGTTCACCACGAAGGACATCACGGCGTGA
- a CDS encoding TetR/AcrR family transcriptional regulator — protein MNTSPSSLRRSESSRRATLQAALDLCTERGYGRVTVEAIAARAGVSKKTIYRWWPSKSAVLLEAFTEMLVSATPFVDTGDIAKDLRTHLTGAVNVLAVPPFGPAYAGILSELHHDDQLAETVRTQLIDPRFQEAVGRLRSAQERGQIPPDADLDLAVEMLYGPLYYRHVLRKPMQDAEDVGKLVDHVLRALGATAD, from the coding sequence ATGAACACATCGCCGAGTTCACTGCGCAGGAGCGAGAGCTCACGCAGGGCGACCCTGCAAGCCGCCCTCGACCTCTGTACGGAGAGGGGCTACGGGCGGGTCACGGTCGAGGCGATCGCGGCGCGGGCGGGCGTGAGCAAGAAGACGATCTACCGCTGGTGGCCGTCGAAGAGCGCGGTCCTGTTGGAAGCCTTTACGGAGATGCTGGTCTCGGCGACCCCGTTCGTGGACACCGGCGACATCGCGAAGGACCTGCGCACCCACCTCACGGGCGCGGTGAACGTCCTCGCCGTACCCCCCTTCGGCCCGGCCTACGCGGGCATCCTCTCGGAGCTCCACCACGACGACCAGCTGGCCGAAACGGTTCGCACGCAGCTCATCGACCCCCGCTTCCAGGAGGCGGTCGGCCGGCTGCGGAGCGCCCAGGAACGGGGCCAGATCCCCCCGGACGCGGACCTGGATCTCGCGGTCGAGATGCTCTACGGCCCGCTGTACTACCGCCATGTGCTCCGCAAGCCGATGCAGGACGCGGAGGACGTGGGGAAGCTGGTGGACCACGTGCTGCGGGCGCTGGGGGCGACGGCGGACTGA
- a CDS encoding golvesin C-terminal-like domain-containing protein: MKRRKSVVVIAAATAMFGSLLSASAQAQGPKVPADAVQGGESLPKAGHQPREVSGKDRAAVLGDAYASSKDVALSTSGDGTGFHLLAGKEKDGYAFTTVATLRETGFDSDTWIGNTCVTGSGAYAAVAYAPRTFTNNPELMVRGAFTAVVDLGSGKVTKLPFTASLAYFSPGCGTGDDVVFTQLSHDGDTAQRTRLITVDAATGKQSAPVAFPGQVTSAVPTRHGIVAGHGNKLVRINGRKETVLATTKHVPFQIAADSGDGVTFIDREADAGKKATAKSWAKHLDSGQVKGGRTSPRTVAEGKLADWDLSATPGGTVFLTGKAKSKGKLPRSVRNPGQLAKGARMSSLGHAGVSTSWADGRTSMITPDEAQQARDARITLDVVATGKHTELDATPRLSAEKAAAGAEPSPALGVPSGKKPSAGPGNDGMSAQSFRTQALAASPTGPSEGTDERYCAVARNDVRKQAFQPTPRQVEWAVDQAVVGELHVNRPANWKNTGMDSYTPQGLFPPITLAGDPNGTLDNEDPDVTDRWHIPSQVMLGVTAQESNMWQATRFAVPGVTSNSLIGNYYGTQYTADGDQADPWRINFSEADCGYGITQATDGMRLAGKTKEGETALPPATQEAVALDYAANIAYGVTILSRKWNDLHGQEMAVNDGHPQWIENWFFALWAYNSGFYPAADSGGHKGLGWTNNPANPLWKANRVPFLQHAVDPHLDDYSHAAHPQDWPYEEKVLGWAARPISAMFGPGDFKPGYLAAWWNSDLQRAAVKPPLDTFCDASNSCDPSKISDGDSNDPGMGACSLDAGDSDTNPHWLHCWWAKSAEWKDCDKQAECGHQVHRFNTSYPEQPDAASYPPKCSSGLPSNALVVDDIPNGTTPAGSASRGCGAAQSDGTFTLTYQGSDIIDSETGQTVTTYPGKIDTHQIGAGYGNHFWFTHTRSPESYPPPGDRMKVTGTWKLGKKITAYSGQAKVYAFIPDHGAQTSKAEYRIKHSAGETVKAIDQSSNQSNKWVDLGAYFFNDMTPEVSLHNFNGGDGSADIAFDALAFVPGDYSGIPEDLTFGDPDITAPDPAPVEPPQSISGDYFSVLPTVSGLPGAARSVTGSEGLHLSSTPATDLKSAKTSSGSASTLSALSCSIGTRSLDYTRTDACLGDDLQFRGTTTGTPKASFDLRHEFTLDPDSDTFTQTVSVKLTSMSIPTLTLDIDFGCRGYCEKQSPVWSGSPTFVAGDLHTATVTQKIKWNNTTDDQGRISPYLTVKGTAAGDTSNPMTAEKSELDVRCDRDVKATPGCVFSAYKPTYVMNEKKFPAAAAHAWLIQNKLPGHYGLRGNNPLTFLTDDVLVPDPPTSKKSIVSHNRDVICPTAWERNKLATLSPELGANDKPSCDEFPFAASWQSAATPKNWGGKNLKQVTSGEECLNTIAIRGTDGRWRLQPDPRSHVPTWTEPCGRSSMSNNQNTQSMSYMPGWRKQNRVLEGDNYWLEAKRPS; encoded by the coding sequence ATGAAACGCCGAAAAAGCGTGGTGGTGATAGCGGCGGCGACGGCGATGTTCGGCTCGTTGCTGTCCGCCTCCGCGCAGGCCCAGGGGCCCAAGGTCCCCGCCGACGCCGTACAGGGGGGTGAGAGCCTGCCGAAGGCCGGTCATCAGCCCCGCGAGGTGAGCGGGAAGGACCGTGCCGCGGTCCTGGGCGACGCCTACGCCTCCTCCAAGGACGTGGCCCTGTCCACCTCCGGTGACGGCACCGGCTTCCATCTCCTGGCCGGAAAGGAGAAGGACGGCTACGCGTTCACCACGGTGGCCACGCTGCGTGAGACCGGATTCGATTCGGACACCTGGATAGGCAACACGTGTGTCACCGGGTCCGGTGCGTACGCGGCCGTCGCCTACGCGCCCCGGACGTTCACGAACAACCCGGAACTGATGGTGCGCGGCGCGTTCACCGCCGTCGTCGACCTGGGCAGCGGCAAGGTCACCAAGCTGCCGTTCACGGCGTCGCTCGCCTACTTCTCCCCGGGCTGCGGTACGGGGGACGACGTGGTGTTCACCCAGCTGAGCCACGACGGGGACACCGCGCAGCGGACCCGCCTGATCACCGTGGACGCGGCGACCGGCAAGCAGTCCGCGCCGGTGGCCTTCCCGGGGCAGGTCACCTCCGCCGTCCCGACCCGGCACGGCATCGTGGCGGGTCACGGAAACAAGCTCGTCCGGATCAACGGGCGGAAGGAAACCGTCCTCGCCACGACGAAGCACGTGCCGTTCCAGATCGCGGCCGACAGCGGCGACGGCGTGACCTTCATCGACCGGGAAGCCGACGCCGGGAAGAAGGCGACGGCGAAGTCCTGGGCCAAGCACCTGGACTCCGGACAGGTCAAGGGCGGCCGGACCAGCCCCAGGACGGTGGCCGAAGGAAAGCTGGCCGACTGGGACCTGTCGGCCACCCCCGGCGGCACGGTCTTCCTCACCGGGAAGGCCAAGAGCAAGGGGAAGCTCCCCCGCTCGGTGCGGAACCCGGGGCAACTCGCCAAGGGCGCCCGCATGTCGAGCCTCGGCCACGCGGGCGTCTCCACGTCCTGGGCCGACGGCAGAACCAGCATGATCACGCCCGACGAGGCCCAGCAGGCCCGCGACGCGCGCATCACCCTGGACGTCGTCGCCACCGGCAAGCACACCGAACTGGACGCCACCCCCCGGCTATCGGCGGAGAAGGCAGCGGCCGGCGCCGAGCCCTCCCCGGCCCTCGGCGTCCCCTCCGGGAAGAAGCCGTCGGCCGGTCCCGGCAACGACGGCATGTCCGCCCAGAGCTTCCGTACGCAAGCACTGGCCGCGTCGCCGACCGGGCCCAGCGAGGGCACCGATGAGCGCTACTGCGCGGTGGCCCGCAACGACGTACGCAAGCAGGCGTTCCAGCCGACCCCGCGCCAGGTGGAATGGGCCGTGGACCAGGCCGTCGTCGGTGAGCTGCACGTGAACCGGCCGGCGAACTGGAAGAACACCGGCATGGACAGCTACACCCCGCAGGGGCTGTTCCCGCCGATCACCCTGGCCGGCGACCCCAACGGCACCCTCGACAACGAGGACCCGGACGTCACCGACCGGTGGCACATACCCTCGCAGGTGATGCTCGGCGTCACCGCGCAGGAATCCAACATGTGGCAGGCGACCCGCTTCGCCGTCCCCGGCGTCACCTCCAACAGCCTCATCGGCAACTACTACGGCACCCAGTACACCGCCGACGGCGACCAGGCCGACCCCTGGCGCATCAACTTCTCCGAGGCGGACTGCGGTTACGGCATCACCCAGGCCACCGACGGCATGCGGCTCGCGGGCAAGACCAAGGAGGGCGAGACCGCCCTGCCGCCGGCCACGCAGGAAGCGGTCGCTCTGGACTACGCCGCGAACATCGCCTACGGCGTGACCATCCTCTCCCGCAAGTGGAACGATCTCCACGGCCAGGAGATGGCGGTCAACGACGGCCACCCGCAGTGGATCGAGAACTGGTTCTTCGCGCTGTGGGCGTACAACTCCGGCTTCTACCCGGCCGCCGACTCCGGCGGCCACAAGGGCCTCGGCTGGACCAACAACCCCGCCAACCCGCTGTGGAAGGCCAACCGGGTCCCCTTCCTCCAGCACGCGGTGGACCCGCACCTGGACGACTACTCCCACGCCGCGCACCCGCAGGACTGGCCGTACGAGGAGAAGGTGCTCGGCTGGGCCGCGCGTCCGATCTCCGCGATGTTCGGACCCGGTGACTTCAAGCCCGGCTATCTGGCCGCCTGGTGGAACAGCGACCTCCAGCGCGCGGCCGTGAAGCCGCCGCTGGACACCTTCTGCGACGCGTCCAACTCCTGCGATCCGTCGAAGATCTCCGACGGCGACTCCAACGACCCCGGCATGGGCGCCTGCTCTCTGGACGCCGGTGACAGCGACACCAACCCGCACTGGCTGCACTGCTGGTGGGCCAAGTCCGCCGAGTGGAAGGACTGCGACAAGCAGGCCGAGTGCGGCCACCAGGTGCACCGGTTCAACACCAGCTACCCGGAGCAGCCCGACGCCGCCTCGTACCCGCCGAAGTGCAGTAGCGGCCTGCCGTCGAACGCACTGGTGGTGGACGACATCCCGAACGGCACCACGCCGGCGGGCTCGGCCTCACGCGGCTGCGGAGCCGCGCAATCGGACGGCACCTTCACGCTCACGTACCAGGGCTCCGACATCATCGACTCGGAGACCGGGCAGACCGTCACCACCTACCCCGGCAAGATCGACACCCACCAGATCGGCGCGGGCTACGGCAACCACTTCTGGTTCACCCACACCCGGTCCCCCGAGTCGTACCCGCCGCCGGGCGACCGGATGAAGGTGACCGGGACCTGGAAACTGGGCAAGAAGATCACCGCCTACAGCGGCCAGGCCAAGGTCTATGCCTTCATCCCCGACCACGGGGCGCAGACCTCCAAGGCCGAGTACCGCATCAAGCACTCCGCCGGCGAGACCGTGAAGGCGATCGACCAGAGCTCCAACCAGTCCAACAAGTGGGTGGATCTCGGCGCGTACTTCTTCAACGACATGACCCCCGAGGTCAGCCTGCACAACTTCAACGGGGGTGACGGTTCCGCGGACATCGCCTTCGACGCCCTCGCGTTCGTGCCCGGCGACTACTCCGGCATCCCCGAGGACCTGACCTTCGGCGACCCGGACATCACGGCCCCGGACCCGGCCCCGGTCGAGCCGCCCCAGAGCATCTCGGGCGACTACTTCAGTGTGCTTCCCACCGTCTCCGGTCTCCCCGGCGCGGCGCGCTCCGTGACCGGCTCGGAGGGGCTGCACCTGTCGTCCACGCCGGCGACGGACCTCAAGTCCGCCAAGACGTCGAGCGGTTCGGCGTCCACCCTGTCCGCTCTGAGCTGCTCCATCGGTACGAGGTCCCTGGACTACACCCGCACCGACGCGTGCCTCGGGGACGACCTGCAGTTCAGGGGGACCACGACCGGCACGCCGAAGGCGAGCTTCGACCTCCGGCACGAGTTCACGCTCGACCCGGACAGCGACACCTTCACCCAGACCGTGTCGGTCAAGCTGACGTCGATGTCCATTCCCACGCTGACCCTGGACATCGACTTCGGCTGCCGCGGCTACTGCGAGAAGCAGTCTCCGGTGTGGAGCGGTTCGCCCACCTTCGTCGCGGGCGACCTCCACACGGCCACGGTCACCCAGAAGATCAAGTGGAACAACACCACCGATGACCAGGGCCGGATCAGCCCGTACCTGACGGTCAAGGGAACCGCGGCCGGTGACACCAGCAACCCGATGACGGCTGAGAAGTCGGAGCTGGACGTCCGGTGCGACCGTGACGTGAAGGCCACTCCGGGCTGCGTCTTCAGCGCGTACAAGCCGACGTACGTCATGAACGAGAAGAAGTTCCCGGCGGCGGCCGCGCACGCCTGGCTGATCCAGAACAAGCTGCCCGGCCACTACGGGCTGCGGGGCAACAACCCGTTGACCTTCCTGACCGACGACGTCCTCGTGCCCGATCCGCCGACGAGCAAGAAGAGCATCGTCAGCCACAACCGCGACGTGATCTGCCCGACGGCATGGGAGCGCAACAAACTGGCGACGCTGTCACCCGAACTCGGCGCGAACGACAAGCCCAGTTGCGACGAGTTCCCCTTCGCGGCGAGCTGGCAGAGCGCCGCGACACCGAAGAACTGGGGCGGGAAGAACCTGAAGCAGGTCACCTCGGGCGAGGAGTGCCTGAACACGATCGCCATCCGCGGTACGGACGGACGGTGGAGGCTCCAGCCCGACCCGCGGTCCCACGTGCCGACCTGGACCGAGCCCTGTGGACGTTCCAGCATGTCGAACAACCAGAACACCCAGTCCATGAGCTACATGCCGGGCTGGCGCAAGCAGAACCGAGTCCTCGAAGGAGACAACTACTGGCTGGAGGCCAAGCGCCCCTCGTGA